One stretch of Niallia sp. XMNu-256 DNA includes these proteins:
- a CDS encoding malate synthase, with the protein MNLINKEVSHKRFGKGSVVKHSDSMIEVHFATENKKFVFPDAFGKYLKMHDKSAAHSLEKVIQEKEIERKKAEQKKEEEKKLRQIEQQIRMEHEKLMKNHKLHPQSQMVFWCDDEEQSKVFTEWKVFTGEIKSGNNKGEPKKPTRIYPNSVCLLTARDSSMSENERRILGVYMVNGDFIGRFCEDGYIPAHSEYRIQLTEQESAKMPFWKYYVNEKSPHKTTWNTGKYRYFDNIWMAQILLDIISLKSDTQEQELAQKFLEYFCRMNQIREEEIPEPNGALMRI; encoded by the coding sequence ATGAACTTAATTAATAAAGAAGTATCCCATAAGCGTTTTGGCAAGGGAAGTGTTGTGAAACATAGCGATTCTATGATAGAAGTGCATTTCGCAACAGAAAATAAAAAGTTTGTTTTTCCCGATGCATTTGGAAAATACCTAAAGATGCATGACAAGAGTGCTGCCCATTCACTTGAAAAGGTTATACAAGAAAAGGAAATAGAACGGAAGAAGGCAGAACAGAAAAAGGAAGAAGAAAAGAAACTACGTCAAATCGAACAGCAAATACGGATGGAACATGAAAAACTTATGAAAAATCATAAGCTTCATCCCCAATCACAAATGGTCTTTTGGTGTGATGATGAAGAACAAAGCAAGGTTTTTACAGAGTGGAAGGTTTTTACTGGCGAAATAAAGAGCGGCAATAACAAGGGAGAGCCTAAAAAGCCTACTCGCATTTATCCAAACAGCGTTTGCCTTTTAACAGCAAGAGATTCAAGTATGTCCGAAAACGAGAGACGTATCTTAGGTGTTTATATGGTAAATGGAGATTTTATCGGCAGATTTTGTGAAGATGGATACATTCCTGCTCATTCAGAATATAGAATACAACTGACTGAACAGGAATCAGCTAAAATGCCTTTTTGGAAATACTATGTAAATGAAAAATCCCCTCACAAAACGACTTGGAATACAGGTAAATATCGTTATTTCGATAATATATGGATGGCTCAAATCTTACTTGATATCATCTCATTGAAAAGTGACACACAAGAACAAGAACTAGCACAGAAGTTCCTTGAATACTTTTGTCGAATGAATCAGATCAGAGAAGAAGAGATCCCAGAACCTAATGGGGCATTAATGCGTATATAG